In Setaria italica strain Yugu1 chromosome I, Setaria_italica_v2.0, whole genome shotgun sequence, the genomic window tgctacagtaaacatgtgctaatgatggattaattaggcttaatagattcgtccagtgaattagcctccacctatgtaattggttttgtaaatagtctatatttaatacttctaattagtatctaaatattccatgtgatagggactaaaatttaggggaggaaacaaacaccctcttagtcctcctaattagtctccaaatattcgatgtgacataaaaaTTTTAGACCgtgtttggcacagctccactccacaactccagcgactctagcaaaaaaaatagccaaacaccccaactccaaaactccatggagctatagtacaaatgggggtggagttttggagcacctcttttgctgctccaaaaccccctcttttgaacctcctcgtggagttggtgggtaattacccaccactgtcacTGATTACACAAAAATAACGTTTCATCTTTGCCTCTTTCTTTCCATTCTCCCGTGCGCCTCTATTTCTTTCCTCTCCCGTGACTTCACCCGCCCGCCTAGCCCCGCCGCCAGGCGCCCCTAGGCCCGTCGACGGCCAGAGCGCCCCACCGCCGGACGcaacgccccgccgccggccttcgCGCCCCCCTGCCGAGCTTCGCCGCCGGCCCTCGCACCCCCctgccgagccccgccgccggccctcgcGCCGCTCcgtcgagccccgccgccggccctcgcGCCCCTCCGCCGAAGGCCCGACGCCGGCCTTCGCGCCCCTCCGCCGAAGGCCCGCCGCCAGCCGTCGCGCCGCTCCGCCGAGGCCCGACGCCGGCCTTCGCGCCCCTCCGCCgaaggcccgccgccggccgtcgcgccGCTCCGTcgaggcccgccgccggccccgtcgccgcccgccacccaaGTCCCATCCCCGTCGctgcccagcgccgccgcccgtcgccgcccgccgcccaagcctcgcccccatcgccgcccgtgctgccccgccgcccatcgccgcccagTGCCACCCCCGTTGCCGCCCGCCACCCAGCcccgccacccgtcgccgcccgtgctgccccgccgcccatcgccgcccagTGCCACCCCCGTTGccgcccaccgcgccgcccgccacccagccccgccgcccgtcttGCCCTGATTGCAAAAATTAtccaggggaagaagaagataggatagagaggatgacaagtagggccttaattggggggcaacaatggcaatccacactgaaatcgatcttttttggagctgagagcaccatctagccaaacaccccattttacttctggagttttggagcggagctggctccatgtggagttctgaagtggagcagctccacccgaaGTTAGAGCCATGCCAAGGAGGGTCATAGTACACCCTAAAAATCCAAACTCCCTTAATGACCTGCGGTAAAAGCCAGTTTTGAATAGTGTCCCGTAGTAAATTTTGCCATGGATATTTGTGCATCAGCAGACTGCAGACGCGCTGAGCCGCTGACCGCGCCAGAGAAGACACAGCGCGACCGCAGCAGCGTTCGCTTCGCTTTCCTCGCGGCGTGATCGCGAAGTCGCCGTGaaccctcctcctctctcctccatccaCAGGGGGCTCCACCAGCGGTCAAGCCCCGCACCACCACACCCACCCACACACCCCCCTCCGATTCCACCTCCGTCGCCTGCCACCGCCCGCGCGTCTCGTGGCCGCGGCGCGACTCCCTAAACCCCGCGAGAGCCCGAGGGTACATGCGAGAAGGACCGCCCCGCcctcgcgccgcgcccgcgcccgcgcccggggTGTGATGGGCAACACGTGCGGCGTCACGCTGAGATCCAAGTACTTCGCCAGCTtccgcggcggcgcgtcgcAGCGGCACGACGCGGCGGGGTACgcccccgtcgccaccgccgccgatgATCCCGCGCCGCACGGGAACGGGAAGCGGACCGCGCGCCCGGccgaggcgggggcggcggcggacgggtcCGCCCCGCCCCCCGCCCCGGGCATGCGGCGAGGGGCGCCGGCCCCCGCGGAGCTCACGGCCAACGTGCTCGGCCACCCGACGCCGAGCCTCCGCGACCACTACGCGCTGGGCCGCAAGCTCGGGCAGGGGCAGTTCGGCACCACCTACCTCTGCACGGACCTCGCCACGGGCGTCGACTACGCCTGCAAGTCCATCGCCAAGCGCAAGCTCATCACCAAGGAGGATGTCGAGGATGTGCGCCGCGAGATCCAGATTATGCACCACCTGGCCGGCCACCGGAACGTCGTCGCCATCAAGGGCGCTTACGAGGACCAGCAGTACGTCCACATCGTCATGGAGCTCTGCGCGGGAGGGGAGCTGTTCGACCGTATCATTCAGCGCGGGCATTACAGCGAGCGCAAGGCCGCGGAGCTCACGCGCATCATCGTCGGGGTCGTCGAGGCGTGCCACTCGCTCGGGGTCATGCACAGGGATCTAAAGCCCGAGAACTTCTTGCTGGCCAACAAGGATGACGATATGTCGCTCAAGGCTATCGACTTCGGCCTCTCAGTGTTCTTCAAACCTGGTGAGTCACTGTGGGTTGTTGTGTTCATTGCGCTTGGCTGCTTGTTTTGTCTTCACGCTAATTAGTGAATTAGTGATATGATCTGCATTGACTTAGTAATAGGCATGTCTGATATATGCTTTTGTAACGCGATAAAGGAGATTCTGTTTGGGAATAACACTGGTGTGAAGGAAATGATGTCATTGCAACTCTAAAGAACTGTGCATCGCAATCGTTACTGGGTGTGACACTTACATTACGATTTGTTATGCAGTGGTTTGTGACTCAATGTAACTTTTCTTCTTACTGTTTCGGATAAGCATAAGAATATTCTGTTACTGAAGTGACTGGCAAAACATTATTCAAGATGGCATTGAAAGGGGAAAACATTACTGGCAAAACCTTATTCAAGATAAGGTTCCTGAAAATTGCTGGCAAAATATTATGGCAATTTTTCTATAGCTGAGGGAAAGTTTTGATGGCATTCAAAGGGCCGTGTCATTTGTTTCCTTGAGACGTCAATCAAGATGAACCTTCATTCGCTCCTTCTCTTGTGTGAATGCGTTCATTTGATTAGGATGCTGATGTTTTCATTTCAATGATGTGCGCCGTTAACCATATTTccctttgtttttattttaggTCAAATTTTTACCGATGTCGTGGGAAGCCCTTACTATGTAGCTCCAGAGGTGCTGCGCAAACGCTATGGACCAGAAGCTGATGTGTGGACAGCTGGAGTAATTCTTTACATACTGCTAAGTGGTGTACCACCATTTTGGGCAGGTACTGgttcatatttattttcttcCTATCTTAAGTCAAATTTTTTGCTGTTAATTTTTAGTCTGTCATGTCATAATAAAAGGACTCCCAAAATGATTCTGAAACAAGGTATTGGCGTTCTATTGACTCCGGATACCAAAGACCCAAAGTCATTTTTTAATGGAGGGATCTTTTTCTCTTCTAGACTGATTTTCTAAAAAGGAATATTTGATGTACTTGTTACAGAGACTCAGCAAGGAATATTTGATGCTGTCTTAAAAGGTGTCATTGATTTCGATTCGGATCCCTGGCCTGTGATCTCTGAGAGTGCGAAGGATCTTATAAGAAGAATGTTGAATCCTCGCCCAGCAGAGCGCCTGACAGCACACGAAGTTCTATGTAAGTTTCACCTGTACAtagcttctttcttttcttttctctactAATTTCGTCGGTTTGTTGAATATACTGTTCTGCTGTACATTTCTTTGGTGGAGATACAAGTATATCTAAAAAAAGATACAAGTGGATGCTAATCATGGTTACTTGTAATCATATACAATGATTGTGGACCCATTTTTTTTTAGTTCCTAACATTGTTATGTTATCTGTACAATTGTGATATCTAAGCCCAATTTTCTTGTGTTCAGGTCATCCATGGATTTGTGACCATGGAGTTGCTCCTGATCGGCCTCTTGATCCAGCTGTCCTTTCTCGCATTAAGCAGTTTTCAGCAATGAATaagttgaagaagatggcttTGCAGGTGAttccatttttttgttttggtggATTATATAATTATTTTCATAGATGTAACAATGCTTGATCCTTCATAACAGTGAAGTTCCTGCCATTTGTCTTGTGAAGTCTAGTATTTCCACTGGATTGGATGTACTTTTCATTATTTGGATTGAGAGGGTTAATGATTTATATATATCAACTGGATTCCATTATCTGCAACTGATCTAATGAGAGGGTTAATAATTTATATATATCAACTGGATTCCATTATCTGCAATTGATCTATCGATAATGTAAGCTTACCAATAACGCTTGTGGATCAAAATTGCTAGTATTCTTAGTATCGGCCCAAGATTATTAGTATTCTTGATATATGTTCAGTAATATGGTGGCATCATTCCTGTATTGCTGCATTATATTGGGGCACCTGTACTAAGTTTTCTGTTAATAAAGGATTTGTATTTTTCTGCTAGGTAATTGCTGAGAGCCTTTCAGAGGAAGAGATTGCAGGGCTGAAGGAAATGTTCACGGCAATGGACACAGATAATAGCGGTGCAATTACATATGATGAACTGAAAGAAGGATTGAGAAAATATGGTTCCACACTAAAGGATACTGAAATTCGTGACCTCATGGAGGCGGTAAGAGATCAATTTTCGCGAGGACTTGCTTTTAGATTTGGGATCTGCTATGAGGCAGCTTATTTGTTGACAGAAAAGGGCATTCCTGAAGGCTTCAACCAGTGCGTTTTTCTTGGATGTGTACAATGAGGCACTATATTGCAGTGGCGTGTTTATAATCTGTATTCTTGGATGTGTGATTTTATTCATTTGAGTGAAAACACAGCCTGTGACTAAGATTAGAAAATCTGATACACGCCCTAATATTGTTTCACCTTTTTAGTGTTAAGGTTGTCTCTGTATTTGCCAGAGCTAGGAATATGTTGGATATTAAGATCCCTCTTTACAGATAGCTAATGCTTCTGACTGATCTCCAGAAAACatatcagatttttttttcatttgagtGACATCAATGCTTTTATTTCTGATCAACATTTGCTTATATGTTACAACCGAACATGCATGAAAGCCATTTTGATTCTGCATGTCCCCATGATTCAATAATCTCCATATTGAGTCTATGAATCGTGATATACAACTTTTAGAATGAGGTGGCCATATTGAATCTCTATAGTCTCCATATGTAGTAATCTACATGACAGCTGCTTACATTTTTGTTTATTTGAATCTTTCAGGCGGATATAGACAACAGTGGGACGATTGATTATATAGAATTCATTGCTGCTACATTGCACCTCAATAAGCTGGAGCGTGAGGAACATCTAGTTGCAGCCTTTTCATATTTTGACAAGGATGGCAGTGGTTACATTACAGTGGATGAGCTCCAGCAAGCTTGCAAAGAGCATAACATGCCAGCTGCTTTTCTTGATGACGTCATTAAAGAAGCTGACCAGGATAATGTAAGTGTACTGATCTTCATAGATTAATAACTTTGCATTAAATTGGATTTATATTTTAGTTAACTCATGCATAAAGGATGTAGTGATCCTGCTTTATTCTCTTTTTGTGATAGCATAAAACTTATATATCACCTCGTACAATGATCGTTTTGTGATAGCATATGAAAGCGATCTGACTATCCTTCCTCTTTTTTCTTATAATCAGGATGGTCGCATTGATTATGGAGAATTTGTTGCCATGATGACAAAGGGCAATATGGGAGTTGGGAGAAGAACAATGAGAAACAGCTTGAACATAAGCATGAGAGACGCCCCTGCTGCTCTCTGAAGTCGCATCCAAGAGGTACAGCCATACAGGCTGCGGAGAGCTGCTCCCAATCCCTTCCTCCACGGACTCtgcctacaatttttttttgtttgctatTTGTTGTAGCATTGTAGGTGTGCGTTTCAGTAATTCAGGGTACCGTAGGGTACCTCCTGTTATTACCTCAGTGGAATGTGTGAAAAATTTATCATGCTTAGTTGGGTTGCAACTGTTCATATTAAGTCGTTGCCCTTCCACTAACTGCAAGCCATCATCTGGAGCTGGTCCAGAACATATAACACCCAAAAAATGTCTCTACCTGTAAACGTGGATATTCGAAATCCTGTATGAAAAAAGAGGAAATCGCAATTTGGCTTATGCAATCCTGTATGAAAATGCCCAGTTTGcttcaattctttatcatgTGGTAAGGCCGACTTGGTTGTTCTGCATAACTCGGTTGCTGAATGGAGGAACCAGATATGACTCCGTAGCCCGGCCGGATCCCGTGAGTCTTCGCCTGTTTTTGCGGCTCGCGCAAACCTCTGTGTGTGGGCCTGACTCCAAATCCGCACAACTTCAACTGGGCCAGGCCCGACTCTGACTTTCTGAGTCGCCTAACGAAGACTCacactctcaagtctcaacctCGAGGAGTGCCCTCGTTTGGTCGTTTGGTTGCTCAGAGGAGCCCCTGCTTGCCATCGGCATCGCGAGTGACATCACATGCCATGGCACCGGCGCACCGCAGGCCAGCACTCCATCAGTGAGTGGCTCGAGCAACCGGCCGTTGACTCCCGGCAACTTGCCGACGGGTCCAGCCGCCAGCGCGGCCGCGCAGCGAAGGATACGAACACCTGCCGTTGTCCCCCTCAATGATGCCACACGCCATTTGCTAGCCATCTCCGCGGCGGAGGGAGATATGGTTATCAAAACCTCAGTGCGCGGGTCAAAATCCTCCCTCCATGGCCGGCCGCTCAGTTGAGCCGAGCGGTCGTCAAGCCAATGCGCGCGGCAACACTTGGAGCTCCGAGGTCCAACCACACAACCcatgtgcgccgccgcctcctccggtgAAGCTTCCGCTCCGACCCAtccacggcggcgcccggcCCTTTCCACCGCCGGTTTCGTTATCCCCACGCTTTACCCGTCAGCGAGGAAGCATCCGACGATATTGGAGCGCCGGCCCAAGAAGCTTCAAGAAGATCTcgtttttttacaaaaaaaaacaccaccAGATAGGCTCTAGAATTTTCTGAGACCCATCGATGGATTTTAATTATATTAGCTCTTATCATCATATGGTTGGTTGGCAAAGTGCCAAGGCAAAAGAATGAGCTTGGCCTTCTTGCAAGCGATTGGGTTCGCTCCGGCCAGCCGCCCTCAGCTGCACAAGCCTACCCAACCCCACTACACTGTCTCAGTGCACCGCCATCCATCCATGGATACGAACGAAAGCGCAAGCGAGGAACCACAAAAAATGTTATCTTTTGGATTAAACTAAGCTCGCTGATTTGACTTGCCAGCGTACACACAGACGCAGGTGCCAAAGATATTGGTTGACCCCAAGTAATCTACTGCCGCTGCCACTGGCAAATGGAAACTGGCAGGAAGCGTCTCAGTGTTCGTGTGTGGTCCTTTTTGTTTGCTTGCCGCACACTTTCTTCTTCCGACGCTAACAATAAAACTAGTGCCGCGCTCGCATCACATGTGTGCATTGTGGTTTGCATGGTGGGTTTGCTTAGGTGGCTGAGCCACTTCGGTTTGGATGGTGTCATGGGTGGCTCAATGGCTCGGGGAGCAGAGGCTGCGAGCGTGGTTGACTCCTTTGGACCCGAGAGGTCGTGGTCGGATAGAGATTTTCCCAGGATTTGGATCCGGCTCTCCTGCTTTGCGCTAATGATCCGCTGCGAAGATTCTAAGTACTGTTGTTTGTCATTGCTCGTTGTGAAAAACGATGCTTTGCCTTGCTTTTGATGATATGACACTATCATTTCTTCCAAACAAACAGCACGCTGCTCCTTGTACAAAAGGCCATACATCTTTTTTTGGGTGGAATAAACGGTTCGGAAAAGGCCAAATTAATGTGTGCTTCGCTGAGTTTAGAGTTTGCGCTTCTTGTTATATAATACGATCTATGTTAAATTCTGCTTGCTTCCCTTCTTAAATGAATGGGTGGTGGTcctgctttttttttcaaaaaaaaaggagagaaaaagcCAAATGCCccgcagaaaaaaaaaaccctgcaAAATGTGGGGACATTGTTCAAATATCGTAACACGAGCAGTGTTTTTCAAATTTTGGAATAAAGAtcctgagtgtttttttttttataaaggagATCCTGAGTGTTGTCTATCTTCAACGGCTTCCTCAATAACTGAAATTCAAATGAGCATATTGATGAACAGTTAACCTCATGATACGAATGGAGACTTGAATAAACATCCTCATCAGTAACAAACTAAACCACAGCTTCACCACTGATTCCAGACTCCTCCAATTGCAACCAACCACAAGCTTTATATCATCGAAATTATGTACAAATAAATTACAAGGACAATTTTTGGCCATCAATCAGGTACACACATCTTGACGCTTGTCCCATATACTCCCCATTGGCAGGTCCCAGCTAATCACTACTCATCACACCTAAAAAGCAATGAAACCTACAAGGCTAACCAGCTAATAAGGAAGAAGTTCACCAATGAGTTTGCGCATCAGTTGATTCCTGTGCTGAGTGCGCTCGGCACTACGGCAAGAACGCCGGGCCCTCGGCGCTGCAGGGCGCCTTCCAGAGCGCGCTGATGGCGCCGAGGCCGGGGTgcgcgccgcagcggcggcaccGCTCGCCTGCCGGCAGCTCGGCGGCGAGCACGCGCCGGCAGGACGGGCAGGAGGAGTGCCCGCGCAGCCACGTGTCGACGCAGGCGGCGTGGAACGCGTGGCCGCACTGCGGCAGCACGCGCATGGCCTGCCCGTCCTCGAACTCGGCGAGGCAGATGGCGCACTCGTCGGCCCCTTCCCCCGCCGCTGCCTTGCTGCCGTCGGGGACGTACGTGACCGTCGGGAGCGAGCGCAGCACCTCCTTCTTGACGCCCTTgttcgccgcggccgcgcccggcggcgccCGGGCCGCGGCGGCCCAGCGCCGCGAGCACGCGCACCGGGcgacgaggccgaggccgaggacgCAGACGAGCGCGCAGAGCAGGCCGGCGAGGATGAGGATCATGTCGGAGTTGAGGGAGTCCGCTGGCGGTGAGCTCGAGCCGACCGGCGCTTCAACAAGCAGTCTCGCCATGGTTTGCGCTTGCGGAGATGGCGCAGAGTCGCGAGCGGAGCCTGCTGGCGTTGGCTGTTGCAGGAGGCTTTGGGCAGGCAGCGGGAGAAGTGTGTTGGAAGGGGTTGGCTTGGCTGCGCTTATATAGAGCGCCCGGGGGCAGTTTATCGGTGACTTTggtctttaaaaaaaagaggggAAAAGAAATGGTGGTCACACAGCAGGTCAGTGGAAAATGGCTTGCGTGGTGGTTGAATCTGAAAGCAGGGAATCCTTTTGGGTTTCAATAGCCATTCACCGTTTCAGGGCTTAAACTGGCACTCGTAATGCTCTCCTTCAGTACTTCTTTTAGCCAAACATCCATAACCAGTGAAAGACTTCCGGTGTAGTGTCTTCAACTCCTTTTCgaaattcctggaaatattttATACACAAATTTTCAATAATATCTAAGCAACCGGAGCTGCGGCTGCGATTACTTGCATTTGCATCAGCTCATCACCACCATCTCCTTCGTCTATGGTTGCTTGCCGTTGCTGCCGCTACTTCACACTGCTACATCCATTGCCACCCATCTGTGTCTGTGATTACCCCTTCCTCTCGACACGTTCGTCCTTGCACTGTCGCACCTTTCCTTGCCCGTCAATTGATCTCATTAAAAGCCTAAAATGACATGGGATCATGTCACCGTGACTGACAAGATCCAAATCGTACGTGCTCTACATTAACTTAGCCGTCATCACACCACCACGAAGCAGATCCGCCAGAGAAAAGCGTTCGTAGCACGGGACACGCGTCCTCCCCTGCATCCACACGAGCGGCGCACTCCGCCGTGGGTACAGACACTTTCGGTTTCGTCCCGCTACCTGTCACCCGGCCATAGCCCGCATGTGCTGTTCCACTGACTTTCTTTACCGGCGCCGGGTGACCGGTGGTCACGTCCATTTCCAAAACCCACCCCGAGCGAGACCTCCTCGCGGCCGTTCTTTAGATCCctcgcacgccgccgcgccgcggcctcCAGCCGTACGCATCGCCCGGCAGGCCGGCACGTATGCGCCCCGAAAGGCGCGGCTCCATCGGCACCCCCGCCTCCATTGCCGTTTCTGTGGCACCGGAAAGACGATGCgtgcggcgcgcggcgaggaagGGAACGCTAGCGGCTGCCGCACCGCCGGCGATCTTCGCCGCAAAACGCCGCGGCGTGTGCCGTGCGAGCGAGCTAGTGCGCGGTGACATGCGCGCAGGCGCATCCGGCATCCGGAGGCCGGGAGACGGACGGACGGCCGTGCTCGCACCGCTGCGGGGAGAAACGGGCACGGGACTCCGCGACCCCTGCTTCTTCGGGGGCAGTGGCGGTAGTGGGCGAGCCAAAGCGCCTCCACTACGCGCGGCTCGCACATGGAGGCCGCCGGGCCTTTCCCGCGGGGGCAGGCACATGCGGATCACATGCCCatgcccggccggccggtcatGGTCTGAACCGACGGCCGGCGGGGCTCGATGCGGGTACGACCGCACTGCTGGTCCGGATGGATCGGCGACGTGTGGTCGGATCTCAGCAGCAGGGGGTGCCGGGCACGGCGGGCGAGCTCGGTGCTCGTGTGTGGTGATCTGTCGAGGCGCGGCGGTTGGGGGCGTCGCTTTTCGGCCCGGATTCCTGAAAACCGCATGTTCTCCGACCTGATCTTTCCTGCTTGCTTTTGCTCAGAGGGGCAGGAGCCGCGGCAAACTTTCAGTTTGCTAGCCGGAATGGTCCTGTGGCATGTACGAGCACGGGGCTACGTGTGCGATGCAGAGGAGGGTACGCCCTGCACCCAGTAATCGACCGAATAATGGTCtcgtttggactttggaggaCACAGCTGCATTTCCTACTTGGAGCGAAGAAGCTGCAGGAGAATAAGGTAAGGCGGGAGTTGTTTCGTCGACTCGCTGAATAGAACCGAGAAGGTGAATCCATTTTCCAAGGATTAAAAGAGAACCATCCGAGATCGCAAGGACTAGGTGCGAGTGACGGTCACTTCAGCTCTTTAGAAAAAGATGAACGCCCGCCCCCTTGCCCTTGCCTAGTTGCCTGGAAGGCTggaagcctttttttttttttgtgtgtgtgtgtgtgtgtgtgttggggggggggggggggggggtgactGGAAGGGTGGAAGCCTGGAACAGCTCTTCAGAAAAAGAGGAAGGCAGGTGGAAGTGAGGATGTCTATATCAGTGGTCTTGGTTTGCTAATCAGAGCTTCAAGCAACAGATGGATGTTTCTCTTCCTCTATATTAGATTTGGCTAATGTCGACATTACTAAATAACCCATGAAAGGAAGACTACTGAATTTGCAAGCTGAAGATTTTGGAgttcttcattttcttttaaTTTGTCGTTTTCTTTGGTACATCGGACTGTGATGTCTTGCCTACGTGCTTCTCAAAAAGTGTCTAATATACTTGTTGTCTAGTGCATTTTCGAAAGAGATTGTGCGAAACCGAAAATATATTATCCATtattagaaaagaaaaagatgaaTGCCCGCCCCCTTGCCCGGAaggctggaagcctggaagtCTGTTTCAAGAGATGGGGACTGATCCAAAGGCGAGTATGCAAAGCCGTCTAGTTACCTTTGGAATCCACCTGAAATAGTCTTGCTACCACCTCACATTAGCAGCGGCCCTGCTTTCTCTTGGGTCCCGATTAGACTGTGCAGGGTTATgggagtgtttggatacgaggtgctaaactttattaggatcacatcggatgttcggatgctaattagaaggactaaacataagctaattacaaaactaattgcacagatggagtctaattcgctagacgaatttattaaggctaattaatccatcattagcaaatggttactgtagcaccacattgtcaaatcatggactaactagtcttaatagattcgtctcgcgaattaaactctatctatgcaattagttttgtaattagactatgtttaatactactaattaatatccaaacatccgatgtgacaggtgctaaagtttaatggggttatccaaacacccctgtaGTATCCACAGATTGGATGGGATGGGGCAGCTTACATGCACATTGCACACTGTGCACTGATTTCGATTGGGCGGCGCTTTAATTCGCATCGCACGACGTAGCAGTGAGTACCAGAATGCCAAAGAAAGGAGTTTGGAATGGCACGAGCTCAAATCGGGAGCCGCATACGTGGTTTCTCACTTTCTCTACAGACGTGGTTTCTCACTTTACAGACGTGAACGCATCTATAGTCAAAAACATTTCTCCGTTCTGGACTTCTAGTTGGCCAAGAGCTTTGTCATCCGAGATCGCGAGGACTAGGGGTGCAAGTGATAGTCACTTGATCGTAACAAAAACACaacgaggggggggggggggggggggggggggagcttGACTTCCAGACATCACCTCTCGAGCCGAGACAAAGTCCCCCCcctggagggggggggggggaaaaaaaaaaaaccccctaCCCTTTCCCTGTTGCCCGAGGGGAAGAATCTTTGCCACTGGgcccttttttaaaaaaaaaaaaagccNNNNNNNNNNNNNNNNNNNNNNNNNNNNNNNNNNNNNNNNNNNNNNNNNNNNNNNNNNNNNNNNNNNNNNNNNNNNNNNNNN contains:
- the LOC101770589 gene encoding RING-H2 finger protein ATL8; protein product: MARLLVEAPVGSSSPPADSLNSDMILILAGLLCALVCVLGLGLVARCACSRRWAAAARAPPGAAAANKGVKKEVLRSLPTVTYVPDGSKAAAGEGADECAICLAEFEDGQAMRVLPQCGHAFHAACVDTWLRGHSSCPSCRRVLAAELPAGERCRRCGAHPGLGAISALWKAPCSAEGPAFLP
- the LOC101770198 gene encoding calcium-dependent protein kinase 5 encodes the protein MGNTCGVTLRSKYFASFRGGASQRHDAAGYAPVATAADDPAPHGNGKRTARPAEAGAAADGSAPPPAPGMRRGAPAPAELTANVLGHPTPSLRDHYALGRKLGQGQFGTTYLCTDLATGVDYACKSIAKRKLITKEDVEDVRREIQIMHHLAGHRNVVAIKGAYEDQQYVHIVMELCAGGELFDRIIQRGHYSERKAAELTRIIVGVVEACHSLGVMHRDLKPENFLLANKDDDMSLKAIDFGLSVFFKPGQIFTDVVGSPYYVAPEVLRKRYGPEADVWTAGVILYILLSGVPPFWAETQQGIFDAVLKGVIDFDSDPWPVISESAKDLIRRMLNPRPAERLTAHEVLCHPWICDHGVAPDRPLDPAVLSRIKQFSAMNKLKKMALQVIAESLSEEEIAGLKEMFTAMDTDNSGAITYDELKEGLRKYGSTLKDTEIRDLMEAADIDNSGTIDYIEFIAATLHLNKLEREEHLVAAFSYFDKDGSGYITVDELQQACKEHNMPAAFLDDVIKEADQDNDGRIDYGEFVAMMTKGNMGVGRRTMRNSLNISMRDAPAAL